The following coding sequences lie in one Glycine soja cultivar W05 chromosome 16, ASM419377v2, whole genome shotgun sequence genomic window:
- the LOC114391018 gene encoding MDIS1-interacting receptor like kinase 2-like isoform X1, whose amino-acid sequence MKINSLGPYLFTIGNLSKLSVLSISFNELTGPIPASICNLVNLDYICLHENKLSGSIPFTIENLSKLSELFISLNELTGSIPSTIGNLSNVRKLFFFGNELGGKIPIEMSMLTALKNLQLADNNFVGHLPQNICIGGTLKNFTAGNNNFIGPIPVSLKNCSSLIRVRLQRNQLTGDITDAFGVLPNLDHIELSDNNFYGQLSPNWGKFRSLTSLMISNNNLSGVIPPELAGATKLQRLHLSSNHLTGNIPHDLCNLPLFDLSLDNNNLTGNVPKEIASMQKLQILKLGSNKLSGLIPKQLGNLLNLLNMSLSQNNFQGNIPSELGKLKFLRSLDLGGNSLRGTIPSMFGELKSLETLNLSHNNLSGDLSSFDDMTSLTSIDISYNQFEGPLPNILAFHNAKIEALRNDKGLCGNVSGLEPCSTSSGKSHNHMRKKVMIVILPLTLGILILGLFAFGVSYHLCQTSTNKEDQATSIQTPNIFAIWSFDGKMVFENIIEATEDFDDKHLIGVGGQGCVYKAVLPTGQVVAVKKLHSVPNGEMLNLKAFTCEIQALTEIRHRNIVKLYGFCSHSQFSFLVCEFLENGCVEKTLKDDGQARAFDWYKRVNVVKDVANALFYMHHECSPRIVHRDISSKNVLLDSEYVAHVSDFGTAKFLNPDSSNWTSFVGTFGYAAPELAYTMEVNEKCDVYSFGVLALEILIGKHPGDVISSLLGSSPSTLVASTLDHMALMDKLDQRLPHPTKPIGKEVASIAKIAMACLTESPRSRPTMEQVANELVMGSSSSMD is encoded by the exons ATGAAAATAAACTCTCTGGGTCCATATCTTTTCACCATTGGAAATTTGTCAAAGCTTAGTGTATTATCTATATCCTTTAATGAACTCACTGGACCAATCCCAGCTTCCATATGCAACTTGGTCAATTTGGACTACATTTGCCTTCATGAAAATAAACTCTCTGGGTCCATTCCTTTCACCATTGAAAATTTGTCAAAGCTTAGTGAATTATTTATATCCTTAAATGAACTCACTGGATCAATTCCTTCAACTATTGGAAATTTATCAAATGTcaggaaattatttttttttggaaatgaaCTTGGTGGCAAGATTCCAATAGAAATGAGCATGCTTACTGCTCTCAAAAATTTGCAGCTAGCTGACAATAATTTTGTAGGCCATTTACCTCAAAACATTTGCATTGGTGGAACGTTGAAAAATTTTACCGCTGGTAATAACAACTTCATAGGCCCAATTCCAGTGAGTTTGAAGAATTGCTCCAGCCTTATAAGAGTCAGGCTTCAGAGAAACCAGCTAACTGGGGATATAACAGATGCTTTTGGTGTACTTCCAAATTTGGACCACATCGAATTGagtgacaataacttttatggTCAACTTTCACCTAACTGGGGAAAGTTTCGTAGCCTCACAAGCCTCATGATCTCCAACAATAATTTATCAGGTGTGATACCACCAGAACTAGCTGGGGCAACCAAATTACAACGACTTCACCTGTCCTCAAACCATCTTACAGGAAACATTCCACATGATTTATGTAACTTGCCCTTGTTTGATCTCTCACTCGACAACAATAATCTTACAGGAAACGTTCCCAAAGAAATAGCATCAATGCAGAAACTTCAAATTTTGAAGCTTGGATCAAATAAGTTGTCTGGCTTAATCCCAAAACAACTAGGAAATTTACTCAATTTATTGAACATGAGTCTGAGCCAAAATAATTTTCAGGGAAATATTCCTTCAGAGCTTGGCAAACTGAAATTTCTTAGGAGTCTTGATCTTGGTGGAAATTCATTGAGAGGAACAATACCTTCAATGTTTGGAGAATTAAAAAGCTTAGAAACACTGAATCTCTCTCACAATAATCTTTCAGGTGATCTCTCTAGCTTCGATGATATGACGAGCTTGACATCTATTGATATATCATACAACCAGTTTGAGGGTCCACTTCCAAACATTCTAGCCTTCCACAATGCTAAAATTGAAGCATTGAGAAATGATAAAGGCTTGTGTGGCAATGTCTCTGGCTTGGAGCCTTGCTCAACATCAAGTGGGAAATCTCATAATCATATGAGGAAGAAAGTAATGATAGTAATTTTACCCCTTACTTTGGGCATTCTAATACTGGGATTATTTGCTTTCGGAGTCTCGTATCATTTATGCCAAACCTCAACGAACAAAGAAGACCAGGCTACAAGTATACAAACTCCTAACATATTTGCAATATGGAGTTTTGATGGCAAAATGGTATTCGAGAATATTATTGAAGCCACAGAAGATTTTGACGACAAACATCTCATTGGTGTTGGAGGGCAAGGATGTGTTTACAAAGCAGTGCTGCCTACAGGTCAAGTTGTTGCTGTGAAGAAACTCCATTCAGTTCCAAATGGAGAGATGCTCAATCTGAAAGCTTTCACATGTGAGATCCAAGCTTTGACAGAAATTCGACATCGTAACATTGTAAAGTTATATGGGTTTTGTTCACATTCACAATTCTCATTTTTGGTGTGTGAATTCCTGGAGAATGGCTGTGTTGAGAAGACTCTGAAGGATGATGGACAAGCAAGGGCATTTGATTGGTATAAGAGGGTGAATGTCGTTAAAGATGTAGCAAATGCTTTGTTCTATATGCACCATGAATGCTCACCTCGAATTGTTCATCGTGATATATCAAGCAAGAATGTTCTTTTGGATTCCGAATATGTAGCTCATGTCTCAGACTTTGGAACAGCCAAGTTTCTTAATCCCGATTCATCCAATTGGACCTCATTCGTAGGAACCTTTGGATATGCTGCTCCAG AACTTGCATACACAATGGAGGTGAATGAGAAATGTGATGTGTATAGTTTTGGGGTCCTAGCATTGGAAATACTTATTGGGAAGCACCCTGGTGATGTTATATCTTCTTTATTGGGATCATCTCCATCTACCCTTGTGGCCTCAACACTCGATCACATGGCATTGATGGATAAGTTGGACCAACGTctccctcatccaacaaagccaATTGGTAAGGAAGTGGCATCAATTGCAAAGATAGCAATGGCCTGCTTGACTGAAAGTCCACGATCTCGCCCTACCATGGAGCAGGTTGCCAATGAGCTGGTAATGGGAAGCTCATCTTCAATGGATTAG
- the LOC114391018 gene encoding MDIS1-interacting receptor like kinase 2-like isoform X2, translated as MVFIFPTLLSMKLQPLLLLLVMYFCAFAASSDIASEANALLKWKSSLDNQSHASLSSWRGNNPCNWLGIACDEFNSVSNINLTNVGLRGDLSSFDDMTSLTSIDISYNQFEGPLPNILAFHNAKIEALRNDKGLCGNVSGLEPCSTSSGKSHNHMRKKVMIVILPLTLGILILGLFAFGVSYHLCQTSTNKEDQATSIQTPNIFAIWSFDGKMVFENIIEATEDFDDKHLIGVGGQGCVYKAVLPTGQVVAVKKLHSVPNGEMLNLKAFTCEIQALTEIRHRNIVKLYGFCSHSQFSFLVCEFLENGCVEKTLKDDGQARAFDWYKRVNVVKDVANALFYMHHECSPRIVHRDISSKNVLLDSEYVAHVSDFGTAKFLNPDSSNWTSFVGTFGYAAPELAYTMEVNEKCDVYSFGVLALEILIGKHPGDVISSLLGSSPSTLVASTLDHMALMDKLDQRLPHPTKPIGKEVASIAKIAMACLTESPRSRPTMEQVANELVMGSSSSMD; from the exons ATGGTGTTCATATTTCCAACGCTTCTGTCCATGAAGCTCCAACCACTTTTGCTGCTTCTTGTGATGTACTTCTGTGCATTTGCTGCTTCTTCTGACATTGCTTCAGAAGCAAATGCTTTGTTGAAGTGGAAATCCAGCCTTGACAACCAAAGTCATGCTTCTCTCTCTTCATGGAGGGGCAATAATCCTTGCAATTGGCTCGGAATTGCATGTGATGAGTTCAATTCTGTTTCCAACATAAATCTTACAAATGTTGGATTAAGAG GTGATCTCTCTAGCTTCGATGATATGACGAGCTTGACATCTATTGATATATCATACAACCAGTTTGAGGGTCCACTTCCAAACATTCTAGCCTTCCACAATGCTAAAATTGAAGCATTGAGAAATGATAAAGGCTTGTGTGGCAATGTCTCTGGCTTGGAGCCTTGCTCAACATCAAGTGGGAAATCTCATAATCATATGAGGAAGAAAGTAATGATAGTAATTTTACCCCTTACTTTGGGCATTCTAATACTGGGATTATTTGCTTTCGGAGTCTCGTATCATTTATGCCAAACCTCAACGAACAAAGAAGACCAGGCTACAAGTATACAAACTCCTAACATATTTGCAATATGGAGTTTTGATGGCAAAATGGTATTCGAGAATATTATTGAAGCCACAGAAGATTTTGACGACAAACATCTCATTGGTGTTGGAGGGCAAGGATGTGTTTACAAAGCAGTGCTGCCTACAGGTCAAGTTGTTGCTGTGAAGAAACTCCATTCAGTTCCAAATGGAGAGATGCTCAATCTGAAAGCTTTCACATGTGAGATCCAAGCTTTGACAGAAATTCGACATCGTAACATTGTAAAGTTATATGGGTTTTGTTCACATTCACAATTCTCATTTTTGGTGTGTGAATTCCTGGAGAATGGCTGTGTTGAGAAGACTCTGAAGGATGATGGACAAGCAAGGGCATTTGATTGGTATAAGAGGGTGAATGTCGTTAAAGATGTAGCAAATGCTTTGTTCTATATGCACCATGAATGCTCACCTCGAATTGTTCATCGTGATATATCAAGCAAGAATGTTCTTTTGGATTCCGAATATGTAGCTCATGTCTCAGACTTTGGAACAGCCAAGTTTCTTAATCCCGATTCATCCAATTGGACCTCATTCGTAGGAACCTTTGGATATGCTGCTCCAG AACTTGCATACACAATGGAGGTGAATGAGAAATGTGATGTGTATAGTTTTGGGGTCCTAGCATTGGAAATACTTATTGGGAAGCACCCTGGTGATGTTATATCTTCTTTATTGGGATCATCTCCATCTACCCTTGTGGCCTCAACACTCGATCACATGGCATTGATGGATAAGTTGGACCAACGTctccctcatccaacaaagccaATTGGTAAGGAAGTGGCATCAATTGCAAAGATAGCAATGGCCTGCTTGACTGAAAGTCCACGATCTCGCCCTACCATGGAGCAGGTTGCCAATGAGCTGGTAATGGGAAGCTCATCTTCAATGGATTAG
- the LOC114391115 gene encoding cystinosin homolog, producing MIPVAANDVAFSIHAVLLTAITLFQIAIYERGSQKVSKVSIGIVSVAWLVAAVCFFIALPNNSWLWLLSVFNTIQVVMTTIKYIPQAVMNFLRKSTDGFSIGNILLDFSGGIANYGQMVVQSTDQDSWVNFYGNIGKVLLSLQGK from the exons ATGATACCTGTTGCTGCAAATGATGTTGCTTTCTCGATCCATGCTGTTCTACTGACAGCAATTACATTGTTCCAGATTGCAATCTATGAA CGTGGGAGTCAGAAAGTGTCCAAGGTTTCTATTGGAATTGTCTCTGTTGCATGGCTTGTTGCAGCAGTTTGTTTCTTTATTGCTTTGCCGAATAATTCCTGGCTTTGGCTTCTCTCCGTCTTCAA CACAATTCAAgtagttatgactactataaaGTACATTCCTCAG GCAGTCATGAACTTCCTGAGAAAAAGTACTGATGGCTTCAGCATTGGTAACATTCTACTTGATTTTTCTGGAGGAATAGCAAATTATGGACAGATGGTTGTGCAATCAACAGATCAAG ATTCATGGGTCAACTTCTATGGGAATATAGGAAAAGTGTTGTTATCACTACAAGGaaaatga